A DNA window from Phyllostomus discolor isolate MPI-MPIP mPhyDis1 chromosome X, mPhyDis1.pri.v3, whole genome shotgun sequence contains the following coding sequences:
- the RPA4 gene encoding LOW QUALITY PROTEIN: replication protein A 30 kDa subunit (The sequence of the model RefSeq protein was modified relative to this genomic sequence to represent the inferred CDS: substituted 2 bases at 2 genomic stop codons): protein MSGNGFGGHGGLSAMSGVSGNSDILFQGGTAPVLRARRSRAQVENIIPCCVNHLLTITPVKSVFKVRGIVVFQVSITGIIRKAEKVSNYILYKIDDTTTKPIDAHHWLGRGKAKXELTPYQVEVYATVFGILSGSAEVKILEVLQICILEDMNEFTXHILEMVSVNFGQSALVAPYKVDQPPEYIEASPEFIQKDVLHLIHECPQQEGKNIQELQTELCSLSINAIKEALEYLMVQGHMYPDVDEHFKSAE, encoded by the coding sequence ATGAGTGGGAATGGGTTTGGGGGCCATGGTGGCCTCTCTGCCATGAGTGGAGTCAGTGGCAACAGTGACATACTATTTCAGGGTGGCACAGCTCCTGTTCTGAGAGCTCGAAGATCCAGGGCTCAAGTTGAGAACATTATACCTTGTTGTGTGAATCATCTGCTCACAATCACTCCGGTGAAGAGTGTTTTCAAGGTTAGGGGAATAGTAGTTTTCCAGGTTTCAATCACAGGGATCatcagaaaggcagagaaagtgtCAAATTACATTCTTTACAAGATTGATGATACGACCACCAAGCCTATTGATGCCCACCACTGGCTAGGCAGAGGTAAAGCAAAATAGGAGCTGACTCCGTATCAGGTGGAAGTTTATGCTACAGTGTTTGGTATCCTCAGTGGTTCTGCAGAGGTGAAGATCCTTGAGGTATTGCAGATCTGCATCCTGGAAGACATGAACGAGTTCACCTAACATATTTTGGAAATGGTCAGTGTGAACTTTGGGCAGAGTGCACTTGTTGCTCCATACAAAGTGGATCAGCCTCCAGAGTATATTGAGGCCAGCCCTGAGTTCATCCAAAAGGATGTGCTGCATTTAATTCATGAGTGTCCTCAACAGGAAGGTAAGAACATTCAGGAGCTCCAGACCGAGCTTTGCAGCCTGAGTATTAATGCCATCAAGGAAGCCCTTGAATATCTGATGGTCCAGGGCCATATGTACCCCGATGTGGATGAACATTTTAAATCTGCTGAGTGA